One window of Treponema denticola genomic DNA carries:
- the rplI gene encoding 50S ribosomal protein L9, translated as MKVILNEDVKYLGEEGDIKNVAKGYARNYLFPRNLAVPCNEFTLAHFESRKEEIEAKKAAKRQDAASLKERLEALSIKILMPAGPNGKLYGAVTTQTLFDELQKLDFDIERKRIEIPGQTVKSTGAHKALIKLYENTSAEISFTVEAQIAEEKPVKASEKKGRRPRRDEEASDEQVSAEENSVTEEAVSEEVQNSESEN; from the coding sequence ATGAAAGTAATTTTAAATGAAGATGTTAAGTATCTCGGAGAAGAAGGAGATATTAAGAACGTAGCCAAGGGATATGCCCGAAACTACCTCTTCCCCAGAAACTTAGCTGTTCCTTGTAATGAGTTTACTCTGGCTCATTTTGAATCACGCAAAGAAGAAATTGAAGCTAAAAAGGCTGCAAAACGCCAAGATGCTGCAAGTCTTAAAGAAAGACTTGAGGCTCTTTCAATTAAAATTCTTATGCCTGCAGGACCTAACGGAAAACTATACGGTGCCGTTACAACTCAAACTCTTTTTGATGAGCTGCAAAAACTTGATTTCGATATTGAAAGAAAACGTATCGAAATCCCCGGTCAAACCGTTAAGAGCACAGGCGCACATAAGGCCCTTATAAAGCTTTATGAAAATACCTCGGCAGAGATTTCCTTTACCGTTGAGGCTCAGATTGCTGAAGAAAAGCCTGTTAAGGCTTCCGAGAAAAAAGGACGAAGACCTCGCAGGGACGAAGAAGCTTCTGATGAACAAGTTTCAGCAGAAGAAAATTCCGTTACTGAGGAAGCCGTATCTGAAGAAGTTCAAAATTCGGAATCGGAAAACTAA
- the rpsR gene encoding 30S ribosomal protein S18: MEANMQENIREGEDKRKGRSFYRKKVCRFCAQKLKIDYKEPDALRRFITERGKILPRRITGTCAKHQRKLAVEIKRARAVALLPFVMNE; encoded by the coding sequence ATGGAAGCTAACATGCAGGAAAATATTCGCGAAGGCGAAGACAAAAGAAAGGGGAGATCTTTTTACCGCAAAAAGGTTTGCCGCTTTTGTGCACAAAAGTTAAAAATCGATTATAAAGAACCGGATGCTTTACGCCGCTTTATAACCGAACGCGGTAAGATTCTTCCCAGAAGAATTACCGGAACTTGTGCAAAACACCAGCGAAAACTTGCCGTTGAAATTAAGCGTGCAAGAGCTGTTGCATTGCTTCCTTTCGTTATGAACGAGTAG
- the ssb gene encoding single-stranded DNA-binding protein, whose translation MADINHVVLVGRLTRDAELKYTSSGIAVCNFAIAVNRRRKTGDDWSEEASFFDVVLWGRQGEALNQYLVKGKQVAIDGELRQNRWEQDGQTRSKVEIVANNIQLVGGSAGQGGQSQAAPQRQGSYQGGGNNQYNDGNQAPSAYQRRQEPSYDDYQPDMGNSDLDNIPF comes from the coding sequence ATGGCAGATATAAATCATGTAGTATTGGTAGGCCGCTTAACTAGAGATGCTGAGCTTAAATATACGTCTTCCGGTATTGCGGTTTGTAATTTTGCTATAGCGGTCAATAGAAGACGGAAAACAGGCGATGACTGGAGCGAAGAAGCAAGTTTTTTTGACGTGGTTCTTTGGGGCCGGCAGGGTGAAGCCCTAAACCAGTACCTTGTAAAAGGTAAACAGGTCGCTATTGACGGAGAGCTTAGGCAAAACCGTTGGGAGCAAGACGGACAAACCCGCAGCAAGGTTGAAATTGTAGCTAACAATATTCAGCTTGTCGGAGGCTCGGCAGGTCAGGGCGGACAATCACAGGCCGCACCGCAGCGCCAAGGATCATATCAGGGCGGCGGAAATAATCAGTATAATGATGGAAATCAGGCACCTTCTGCTTATCAAAGAAGACAGGAGCCTTCTTATGACGATTACCAGCCGGATATGGGAAATTCAGATTTGGATAATATTCCATTTTAA
- the rpsF gene encoding 30S ribosomal protein S6, with protein MRNYELMTVFPVEEDLYKPGIDALHSILADFGVQIKSEEPFGDRDLAYEIKKKTKGRYVLFNIEADPAKMIELDKRFKLITQMLTYLFVRLED; from the coding sequence ATGAGAAACTATGAACTTATGACGGTTTTTCCGGTTGAAGAGGATCTCTATAAACCGGGAATAGATGCTCTACATTCAATTCTGGCGGATTTCGGTGTTCAGATCAAATCTGAAGAGCCTTTCGGCGATCGGGATTTAGCTTATGAAATCAAAAAGAAGACAAAGGGACGTTATGTGCTTTTCAACATTGAAGCAGATCCTGCAAAGATGATTGAATTGGACAAGCGTTTTAAGCTGATCACTCAGATGTTGACCTATCTTTTTGTTCGTTTAGAGGACTAA
- a CDS encoding ATP synthase subunit K (produces ATP from ADP in the presence of a proton gradient across the membrane; the K subunit is a nonenzymatic component which binds the dimeric form by interacting with the G and E subunits) translates to MTFGFFGAAAALGISAIGSAIGLAIAGQSTIGAWKRCYLNNKPAPFSLVAFAGAPLTQTLYGFLLMNRMLTSSQSDWFLLGLGLVCGVSIAASAIAQGKASASGSDAMAETGKGFVQYITIVGLCETVALFVMVFGMMKC, encoded by the coding sequence TGCTGCTGCGTTGGGTATTTCAGCTATCGGTTCTGCAATCGGTCTTGCAATTGCAGGTCAGTCAACAATCGGTGCATGGAAGCGCTGTTATTTAAATAACAAGCCTGCTCCCTTCAGTTTGGTCGCCTTTGCAGGCGCTCCTCTTACGCAGACTCTTTACGGTTTCTTGCTTATGAACAGGATGCTTACATCCTCCCAGAGCGATTGGTTTTTATTGGGCTTAGGCCTTGTTTGCGGTGTTTCTATCGCAGCTTCGGCTATTGCTCAAGGTAAAGCTTCTGCTTCAGGTTCCGATGCTATGGCCGAAACAGGAAAGGGCTTTGTACAGTACATTACTATCGTAGGTCTTTGCGAAACCGTTGCTCTTTTCGTAATGGTCTTTGGAATGATGAAATGCTAA